A region from the Triticum aestivum cultivar Chinese Spring chromosome 3D, IWGSC CS RefSeq v2.1, whole genome shotgun sequence genome encodes:
- the LOC123073589 gene encoding aspartic proteinase nepenthesin-1-like has translation MVKCMGALQALSLVLLTSLAMSAPSGYRLALTHVDSKGGFTKTELMRRAAHRSRLRALSGYDATSPRLHSVQVEYLMELAIGTPPVPFVALADTGSDLTWTQCQPCKLCFPQDTPVYDPSASSTFSPLPCSSATCLPIWSRNCSTPSSLCRYRYAYGDGAYSAGILGTETLTLGSSSAPVTVGGVAFGCGTENGGDSLNSTGTVGLGRGTLSLLAQLGVGKFSYCLTDFFNSTLDSPFLLGTMAELAPGPGVVQSTPLMQSPQNPLRYFVSLQGISLGDVRLPIPNGTFDLSTDGTGGMIVDSGTTFTILAESGFREVVDHVAQVLGQPPVNASSLESPCFPAPAGEPFLPDLVLHFAGGADMRLHRDNYMSYNQEDSSLCLNIAGTTPESTSVLGNFQQQNIQMLFDMTVGQLSFRPTDCSKL, from the coding sequence ATGGTGAAATGCATGGGTGCCTTGCAAGCCCTGAGCTTGGTCCTACTTACCTCACTGGCCATGTCGGCGCCATCCGGCTACCGCTTGGCGCTCACCCACGTCGACTCCAAAGGCGGCTTCACCAAGACAGAGCTCATGCGCCGGGCCGCGCATAGAAGCCGCCTCCGGGCGCTATCAGGTTATGACGCAACCTCGCCCAGGCTCCACTCTGTTCAAGTCGAATACCTGATGGAGCTGGCCATCGGGACGCCGCCGGTGCCGTTCGTCGCCCTCGCCGACACCGGCAGCGACCTCACCTGGACGCAGTGCCAGCCATGCAAGCTGTGCTTCCCGCAGGACACGCCCGTCTACGACCCCTCAGCCTCGTCCACCTTCTCCCCGTTGCCCTGCTCCAGCGCCACGTGCCTGCCCATATGGAGCCGGAACTGCAGTACCCCAAGCTCGCTTTGCCGGTACCGCTATGCCTACGGCGACGGCGCCTACTCGGCTGGCATCCTGGGCACGGAGACGCTCACGCTTGGCTCCTCTAGCGCACCCGTCACCGTCGGCGGCGTGGCGTTCGGCTGCGGCACCGAGAACGGCGGCGACTCGCTCAACTCCACCGGGACGGTCGGCCTCGGCCGCGGGACTCTATCGCTCCTGGCGCAGCTAGGCGTCGGCAAGTTCTCCTATTGTCTCACCGACTTCTTCAACTCTACTCTGGATAGCCCATTTTTGCTGGGCACCATGGCGGAGCTGGCCCCCGGGCCCGGCGTCGTGCAGTCGACGCCGCTAATGCAGAGCCCGCAGAACCCGTTGAGGTACTTCGTCTCCCTCCAGGGCATATCACTCGGCGACGTCCGCCTTCCCATCCCAAACGGCACATTCGACCTGAGTACCGACGGCACCGGCGGGATGATCGTGGACTCCGGGACGACCTTCACCATCCTCGCGGAAAGCGGTTTCAGGGAGGTCGTCGACCACGTGGCGCAGGTGCTTGGTCAGCCGCCAGTGAACGCCTCCAGCCTGGAAAGCCCTTGCTTCCCAGCTCCGGCCGGTGAGCCGTTTTTGCCAGACTTGGTGCTGCACTTTGCCGGCGGTGCGGATATGAGGCTGCATAGGGACAACTACATGTCCTACAACCAAGAGGACTCGTCCTTATGTTTGAACATCGCCGGGACGACGCCTGAGTCCACGTCCGTGCTGGGCAACTTCCAGCAGCAGAATATACAGATGCTGTTCGACATGACCGTAGGGCAGCTGTCATTCCGGCCCACCGACTGCAGTAAGCTCTGA